The region AGAACCCGATGACGTCCTCGGCGTCGGGGTGGTGCCGCCCGGCCACCGGGGTGCCGACCGCGACGTCCGGCTGCCCCGTGACACGGGCGAGGGTCACCGCGAACGCGGCGAGCAGGACCATGAACGGGGTCGCCTCACAGCCCCTGCCGAGGGCGTCGAGGGCCGCCGCCTCGCCGGCGGGCAGCGTCTCCTCCAGCCGGCCCGCGGCCATGCGCCGCTGGGCCTGGCGGGGGTGGTCGACGGGCAGGGGGAGCGGCCGGACCCCCGCCAGCGTTCCGCACCAGTGCGCGACCAGGTCGCGCAGCGGCTCGCCGGCGAGGGAGTCCTCCCGCCAGGCGATGTAGTCGGCGTACTGGATGGGCAGCTCGGGAAGCGGGCCCTCGCCGTCGAGCAGGCGGCGGTAGCTTTCGGCGAGGTCGCGGTAGAAGACCTCGATCGACCAGCCGTCGCAGCAGATGTGGTGGATGACCACGATCAGGGTGTGCCGGTCGGCGGCCTCCCGCACCAGCAGCACCCGCAGCAGCGGCGGCTCGTCCAGCACGAACGGCAGGCTCGCCTGCTCCTCTGCCGCGCGCTGCACGTACTGCTCGGCGGCCTCGGGATCGAGGTGCGAGCAGTCGACCGTGGGCAGCGCCACCAGCGTCTCCACCGCGACGACCTGACGGGGGTCGCCGTCGACCACCCCGACCCCCGCGCGGAGGCTCTCGTGCCGGGCGACCACCTGGTTCAGCGCCCGCTGGAGCAGCACCGGGTCGAGCCAGCCGGTGAGCCGCACCGCGCTGGTGACGTTGTACGCGGCGTTGGCGGCGGGGTCCCACTGACACAGGAACCACAGCTGCCGCTGGGACGGCGCGGCGGGCAGGATCATCATGGCGCCGTAGTCGCGTTCGGGGCCGCTGCCGACCGCGCCGACGTAGGACGAGCTCGTCATCGTTCGATTCCCCCGATGTCCCCGGTTTCCCTGGCAGGCGTCGTCGTGGTCAGGGCGTCCTCGATGAGGCGGACGATCCGGCCCTCGTGCTCCCGGACGAAGAAGTGGCCGCCGTCGAACGTCGTCACGCGGCACTCCCCGGACGTCAGTTCCGCCCACGCGCCGCCGGCGGCGACATCCACCTCGTCGTCGCGGCCGTGCAGGACGTGGACCGGCACCGGCAGCGGCGCGAGCGGCCGGAAGCGGTAGTTCTCTGCCACCGCCAGGTCGGCGCGGATCGTCGGCAGCATCAGGTCGATCAGTTCCGGATAGGCCAGCACCTCGGCGTCGAGGCCCTGGCCCTGGTGGAGCCACGCCACGAGCTCGTCGCGCGGCAGGTCGTGCGCGGGGTCGAACCGCACCAGGTGGGGCGCCTCCAGGCCCGCGACGAACAGCCCGGCGGGCAGCGGCAGGCCGGCGTCGCGGATCCGCCGGGTCAGCTCGAAGGCCACCAGCGCGCCCATGCTGTGGCCGAAGAACGCGTAACGCCGCCCGGTGAGCGGGGTGACGGCGGTGAGCAGGGCGGCGGTCAGCCGGTCGAGGTCCGGGATCGCCGGCTCGCTGAGGCGCACCTCCCGGCCCGGCAGGCACGCGGCGGTGACGCGCAGGCTCCGGGTGTGGCGCTGCCACCCCCGGAACACCGACCCGCTGCCTCCGGCGTGCGGAAAGCACACGAGTTCGCACGCCGGATCCGGCACATCGGCGAACGAGGCCAACCAGCATGATCTCATGCGGGCCATGCACACCTCCGTGGAAATATCGGATCCCGCCGCGGGTAATTCGTGAATTCATGGCACAGCTTTACCGCGGGATCCGTCAAGAATTCGTTCGGAAACTGAGAGAACGCCGGTAGACGCCTGAGAACCGGGCGAGAGCGGGTCTTCTTACATTCTGATCGCCGCCTCGTCGGTAATGCCGCGCCGGGCTCCGCCCGCCGCAGTCACCACGCGAAGGAGCCCCAGCGATGCCCCCTCCGGCCGATCGCACGCTCGCCCACGTCCTGGCCGACCACGCCGCGGCACGCCCCGGCCAGGTGGCGTACGAGTACCTGCACGACGACGGCCGCGTCGACGCGATGACCTACGGTGAGCTGTGGCGGCGGGCCTGCGGCCTCGCCGGGCGGCTGCCCAAGGAGGGGCCGGCGCTGCTGCTGTATCCGCCCGGCCTCGACCTCGTGGCCGCCGTCTGGGCCTGTTTCCTGGCCGGGGTGCCCGCGGTGCCGACGTATCCGCCGCTGATGGGCGCGGCCGACCGGATCGCGCAGCGCTTCGCCCGGATCCTCGCCGACTCCGGCGCGACGTCGCTGCTGGCCGACCCGGCGATCCTGGCGCTCATCCCCGTGGGCGACGTGCCGCTGCCACCGGTGATCTCGGAGGCGGGCGAGCCGGTGGAGCCGGAGGTCCTGCCGCGGCCGCACGACGTGGCGCTGGTGCAGTACACCTCCGGCAGCACCGGGCAGCCGAAGGGCGTCGTCCTTGACCACGCCAATCTCGTCGCGAATATCCGGGCGATCAGCGACGTGTTTCGCGTCGATCGGGACATCCGGGTTATCTCATGGCTTCCGCCGTACCACGACATGGGTCTGATCGGTTGCATTCTGACGCCCGGGTACGGCGGATTTCCGGTCCGGCTGATGTCGCCCGTGCATTTTCTCCGGCAACCGCTCGACTGGTTGCGGCAGATCTCGGAAATGGGGGTCACGCACACCGGCGGGCCGAATTTCGCCTACGACCTGTGTGTGCGCCGCGCCCGCGGCGCCGACCTGTCCGGGCTGGACCTGAGCCGGTGGCGGCTGGCGTTCAACGGCGCGGAGCCGATCCGCCCGGCCACGCTGCGGGCCTTCGCCGAGCGTTTCGCCGGCAACGGGTTCCGGCCGGAGGCGTTCCTGCCCTGCTACGGACTGGCGGAGGCCACCCTGATCGTCACCGGGCGGCACTTCTCGCCCGGGGACGGCGTCGGCGAGGACGGACGGGTGGACTGCGGCCCGGCCGTCGACGGGCACTCCGTGGTGGTCGTGGACGACGGCGCCCCGGCGGCGGACGGGGAGAACGGCGAGATCTGGGTCCGGGGGCCGAGCGTCTGCCGCGGCTACTGGAACGACTCCGACGACCGGTCGTTCGGCGAACTCGGCGGCGAGCGCTACCTGCGCACCGGCGATCTGGGCTACCTGCGAGACGGGCACCTGTTCGTCACCGGCCGGTCCAAGGACGTGCTCATCCAGAGCGGCGTGAACTTCCACGCCCACGACCTGGAGTCGGCCGCGGTCGACGGGCACCCCGCGTTGCGGCCGACGGCGGCGGCGTTCATGGTGGAGCGCGCGGAGGGCGAACAGATCGTGCTGGCCGTCGAACTCGCCCGGGCCGGGGTGGACGTCGACCGGGCCACGATCGCCGCCGACCTCAGGACCAGGGTGCTGGCCGCCACCGGCGCCCGGGTGGACATCGTCGTGGTCTGCCCGCCCGGCGCCATTCCCCGTACGACGAGCGGCAAGGTCCAGCGCTCGCTGGCCCGCACCCGGTATGCGGCCGGCGAGCTCAGGGGAGAGGTCATCGGTGACCGCGCGGCGCCCGTGGAGCGGTTCCTCGCCGGTGTGTTCGCGGCGGTGTGCGACGTGGGCGAGTGCGCGCCGACGCAGAACCTGAGCAGCATCGGCGGTGACTCCGTCCGGGTCGCCGAGATCGCGGCGATCCTGGAGGACGCGCTCGCGCTGCCCGTGCCGATCGAGGTCGTGCTGTCGGCCCAGTCGCCCCGCGAGGTCACGGCCCGGCTCATGGCCGGCTGGCGCGAACAGGGTGTTTCCGGCGCCCAGGTCGCGGCCCGGATCGCGGCACTGACCGAGGCCGGTGGGTCGCGGTGAGCGAGCACGCCGTAGGACGCGACCTGGTCCGGCGCTGGCGCGACCGGGCGGCCGTGCCCGACACCATGTCCGCCACCGTGCCCGCCACCATGTCCGCCATGTCCGCCGCCGGCACCGACGCCGGTGAGAGGGCGGTCAGCCCCGCGCAGACGGGACTGCTGCTCTTCGAGCAGCTTCACCCGGGCACCGCGGTGAACATCCTGTCGTTCGTGGCGTCCGTGGCCGGGCCGGTGGACCGCGGCCGCCTGCGGTCGGCGCTCGCCCGGATGACCGTGCGCCACCCGCTGCTGCGCGCCCGGTTCCCCCGCGAGGAGCCGCCGAGATGCGTCGTCGATCCCGCCGTCCGTCCCGCTGTCGATCCCGCTGTCGATCCCACAGCCGATCCCGCTGCCGATCCTGACGTCGATCCCGGCGTCGATCCCGCGGTCGATTCCGTCACCGGGCCGTACGCGGGGCCCTACGCGGGGCCGGAGCCCGAGTTCGCCGACCTCGCACACCTGCCGGAAGGCGAACGGCGGGAGGCGGCACTGGCCCGGGCCGGGGAGTTCGCCGCCAGGCCCATGGACCCGGCCACCGGCCCGCTGTGGCGGGTCGCCGTGTGGTCGCTCGGTCCCGATGAAACGCTCCTGCAGGTCGTGGCCCATCACCTCATCTGCGACGGCTGGTCGCTGGGCGTGTTCCTCGCCGAGCTGACCACCCTCTATTCCGGGGGAACCCTGCCCGGCGCGGCCACCCCGCCCACCGGGGGCACGCCCGTCACCGAGGCGGACCTCGCCTACTGGCGCGAGCGGTTGTGCGACGCGCCTCCGCTCGACCTCCCGGCCGACCTGCCACGCCCCGTCCGGCCGCGCTTCCGCTCGGCCGCCGTCCCGGTGTCGCTCGAGGCGGCCACCGTACGGCACGCCCTGGAAGCCGCCGAGCGCGAGCGGGTCACCCCGTTCATGGTCTTGCTCGCCGCCCTGCACCTGACGCTGGCGAGGACGACCGGGGAGCCCGACGTGACGATCGGGGCGCCGATCGCGACCGGCGAACGGCACCGTGCGCCGGGAGCCATCGCCCCGCTGGTCAACATGCTCGCGCTGCGCACCGACGGCACCGGCGCCGCGACCGGCCGTGATCTCTTGACGGCCGTACGCGACACCTGCCTCGGCGCGTACGCGCACGCGCACGTCCCCCTGGAGACGGTCGCGGCGGCGGCGCGGACCGGCGGCGACCGGCTGTTCCGGGTGATGTGCGTCCTCCAGGACGGCCTGCCCGAGTTCCACCTGGACGGACGGCCCGTCCGGCCGCTGACGATGGCGCCCGCCGCGATCCAGTACGACGTCGAGATGTACCTGTGGCAGACGGGCGACCGGGTCACCGGGTTCCTCGGCTACGACGCCGACCTGTTCGACGCCGAGACCGCCCGGCTGCTCGCCGGCCGCTTCGGCGTCGCTCTGCGTGCGCTGACCGAAGACCTGGACAGGCCTCTGGCGGAACTCGACGCGCTGGGCGAGGCCGAGAAGGCCGTCCTGGGTGCGTTGGGTGATGGTGGTCCGCTTGCTGGTGTAGACGGCTGTGTGCACGGTCTGGTTGAGGGGGTGGTGGATCGGTGGCCGGATGCGGTGGCGGTGCGTGCGGTTGACGGGGTGGTGCGGTATCGGGAGTTGGATGAGCGGGCTGAGCGGTTGGCGCGTCATCTGGTGGGGTTGGGTGCGCGGGCTGGGGTGTTGGTGGGGGTGTGCCTGCCGCGGTCGAGTGATTTGATTGTGGCGTTGCTGGCGGTGTTGAAGACCGGTGCGGCGTATGTGCCGATCGATCCGGGGTATCCGCCGGAGCGGGTGGCCTACCTGCTGGATGACAGTAATGCGGCGGTGCTGGTGACCACTCCCGAGCACAACCCGCTGGCCGGCTCGGCGGGCTCGCCCGGAGTGCAAGTGGTCGACGTTCGCGCGGTGCTCGGAGCAGCCGGGGGTGGGTTCCAGGGCCGGTTGGGTGTGGTGGTGCGTCCGGGGGATGCGGCGTATGTGATTTATACGTCGGGGTCGACGGGGCGGCCGAAGGGTGTGGTGATCGAGCATCGGCATACGGTGGCGATGCTTGCCTGGGCGGGGGAGACGTTCGGGCGGGGGGTGTTGGCGGAGACGTTGGCGTCGACGAGTGTGTGTTTCGACTTGTCGGTGTTTGAGATTTTCGCGCCGTTGTCGGTGGGGGGCGCGGTCACGCTGGCGGCGGGTAACGCGCTGGATCTGATCGAGGATCGGGTGAGGTTTGGGCATGTGACGTTGGTGAACACGGTGCCGTCGGCGGCGGCGGAGTTGCTGGCGGCTGGGGCGATCCCGCCGCGGGCGGCGACGGTCAATCTGGCGGGGGAGCCGTTGCCCGTGGAGTTGGTGCGGGGGTTGTACCGGGATCCGGCAGTAAGGGTGGTCAACAACCTGTACGGGCCGACCGAGGACACCACGTACTCCACCCACGCCGTCACCGACCCCGAAGATGAGCGGACGCCTCTGGGCCGGGCCCTGCCCGGGTCACGCGTACACCTGCTGGACGGCGAGTTGCGGCCGGTGCCGCTGGGCGCGATCGGCGAGGTGTATCTGTCCGGTCAGGGCGTCACCCGGGGCTACCACCAGCGGCCGGGACTGACCGCCGAACGCTACCTCCCCCTCCCCGACGACCACGGTGATGCCCACGCCCTCCCCGACGGTGAGGGTGGGCGGTTGTATCGGACGGGGGATCTGGCCCGTTGGCGCCCGCGCAGCACGCCGGATGGTGGGGTGGAGTTCTTCCTGGACTACCACGGCCGGGTGGATCATCAGGTGAAGCTCCGGGGGTTCCGGATCGAGCCGGGCGAGGTGGAACACGCCCTGCTGCAGCATCCCGCTGTGTCCGAGGCCGTCGTCACCGTCCACGGCGACCACCTGATCGCCCACATCGCCACCAGGAACGCCCCCAACCACCAGGCCCACCCGGAGAGTGAAGACCGCCATCATCTCGGCCAGCCCGGCCACGCCAATCACACGCAGGGTGACGAGCCAGTCCACGGCGAGCGCAGTGACCACGTCGGTACGCAGGACGTGAACGGTGATCGGCGTGAGCAGGAGCATGGTGGCCGTCCTGTCGTTGCAGCGGATCATGGTGACCTTGCGCTGAGCGACGAGGATTGTGAGCAGGTCCTTCTTCGGTATCTGCGGGGGTGTCTGCCGCAGCATCTGGTGCCTGCTCGCGTTGTGGTGATGGGCGCTCTGCCGCGTACCCCGAACGGGAAGATCGACCGCAGGGCGTTACCCGAGCCGTCACTCACGGCCGCCGGGGCCGGTGAGGTGGAGCCTCCCAGCACGGAGGCGCAGCATCTGGTGGCGGAGTTGTTCGCCGGGCTACTGGGCCGGCCCGTCACGAGCATCCACGACGACTTCTTCAGCTTGGGTGGGCATTCACTGCTGGCCACGCGGTTGGTGCATCGGTTGTCGGAGGCGCTGGGTGTGGTGGTGCCGCTCCGGCTGGTGTTCGATCATCCGACTGTCGCCGAGCTGGCCGAGCAGCTGCCGGGAGGTGCGGCCGGTGCGGTGGGCGGGGTGGCGGCGATTCCGGTGGGTCGTCATCCGGCTGGTGAGCATGTTCATCCGGCGACGGCGAATCAGCAGCGGTTGTGGTTCTTGTGTCATCTGCACCCGGACACCAATCTGGCGTACCACATCACCGGCGCGGCGACGGTGCGCGGGCCGCTCGACCGTGACGTGCTGCGCACCGCCCTCGCCCACACCGCCCGGCGTCATGAAAGCCTGCGCACCACCCTCCGTGAGGAGAACGAGGAACTCGTACAGGTCGTACACGACGAGTGGGATTGGGAGCCGCCGCTCACCGCCGTACCCGACCTGGCGGAAACCCTGGAGCAGTGGCGAACCTCGACGGTGGACCTCGAATGCGGCCCGCTGTTCCGGGCGCGGGTGGTGCGTGTCTCGGACGACGAGCACGTGCTGCTGCTGTCGCTCCACCATGTCATCGCGGACGGCTGGTCCCTCACCGTGCTGTTTCGCGAGATCGCCGCGCACTATCAGGCCGTCTGCGCGGGTGACCCCTTGCTGCAGGACGCCCCTCTTCAGTACGGCGACTACGCCCAGTGGAAGCTCGACACTCCGGCCGGTGACTCCGAACTCGATTTCTGGCGTGGATATCTCGCCGGCGCGCAGACGCTCGACCTGCCCACCGACAAGCCGCGCCCGCCGTACCAGACGCACCGCGGGGACGCCGTTCCGCTCTCCCTGCCCGCGCGGACCGTCGAGCGCCTCGCACGGGAAAGCGGTACGACGACCTTCACGGTGATCACAACCGCGTTGACGCTGCTGCTCGCCAAACTCACCGGTCAGGACGATGTCACCATCGGCATCCCGTCCTCCGGTCGTACGCACCCCGGCACCGCCGACATGATCGGCTTCCTGGCGAACACCCTTCCCCTGCGCTCCGTGACCCGCCCCGGCATGACGCTCGCGGAGGCGTTGAGCGCGACGCACGCGAACCTTCTGGAGGTCCAGCTTCACGGCGACACCCCGTTCGAGCGGATCGTCCAGCATGTACGGCCCGAACGTGACTTCAGCCGCAGCCCGTTCTTCCAGGTCATGCTCGCGCTGGACAGCTCGCCTCAGCGGACGCTGGAGCTTCCCGGCCTGCGCTTCACCCGGGTCGACATGGCACCCGCCGGTACGCAGTTCGAGTTGTCGGTGCATCTGGAGCAGTCGGTGGAGGGGTTGGGTGGGTTCCTGACCTTCAACACGGATCTGTTCGACGCTCGGTCGGCGTGTTTGCTGGCGGAGCGGTTGGCGGTGGTGATTGAGGCGCTGGCCGCCGACCCGGAGGTGCGGGTCGCGGATCTCGATGTGCGTACGGCGGGGGAGAAGGCCGTCCTGGGTGCGTTGGGTGATGGTGGTCCGCTTGCTGGTGTAGACGGCTGTGTGCACGGTCTGGTCGAGGGGGTCGTGGATCGGTGGCCGGATGCGGTGGCGGTTCGTGCGGTTGATGGGGTGGTGCGGTATCGGGAGTTGGATGAGCGGGCTGAGCGGTTGGCCCGTCGTCTGGTGGGGTTGGGTGCGCGGGCTGGGGTGTTGGTGGGGGTGTGCCTGCCGCGGTCGAGTGATCTGATCGTGGCGTTGCTGGCGGTGTTGAAGACGGGTGCGGCGTATGTGCCGATCGATCCGGGGTATCCGCCGGAGCGGGTGGCCTACCTGCTGGACGACAGCAATGCGGCGGTGCTGGTGACCACCCCCGACCACAATCCCGTGGCCGGCTCGGCGGGTTCGGCCGGGGTGCGGGTCGTCGACGTCCGCATGCTGCTGGGTCCGCTCGACGCCGAGGATCCGGTGGATTCGGTGGGCTCGTCTGTTCCTGCTCCTGCTCCTGCTCCTGTTCCTGGGCCTGGTCGGTTGGGTGTGGTGGTGTGTCCTGGGGATGCGGCGTATGTGATTTATACGTCGGGGTCGACGGGGCGGCCGAAGGGTGTGGTGATCGAGCATCGGCATACGGTGGCGATGCTGGCCTGGGCGGGGGAGACGTTCGGGCGGGGGGTGTTGGCGGAGACGTTGGCGTCGACGAGTGTGTGTTTCGACTTGTCGGTGTTTGAGATTTTCGCGCCGTTGTCGGTGGGGGGCGCGGTCACGCTGGCGGCGGGTAACGCGCTGGATCTGATCGAGGATCGGGTGGGGTTCGGTCATGTGACGTTGGTGAACACGGTGCCGTCGGCGGCGGCGGAGTTGCTGGCGGCTGGGGCGATCCCGCCGCGGGCGGCGACGGTCAATTTGGCGGGGGAGCCGTTGCCGGTGGAGTTGGTGCGGGGGTTGTACCGGGATCCGGCAGTAAGGGTGGTCAACAACCTGTACGGGCCGACCGAGGACACCACGTACTCCACCCACGCCGTCACCGACCCCGAAGATGAGCGGACGCCTCTGGGCCGGGCCCTGCCCGGGTCACGCGTGCACCTGCTGGACAGCGGGTTGCGGCCGGTGCCGCTGGGCGCGATCGGCGAGGTGTATCTGTCCGGTCAGGGCGTGACACGGGGGTACCACCAGCGGCCGGGACTGACCGCCGAACGCTACCTCCCCCTCCCCGACGACCACGGTGACAACGATGGTGGGCGGTTGTATCGGACGGGGGATCTGGCTCGTTGGCGCCCGCGCAGCACGCCGGATGGTGGGGTGGAGTTCTTCCTGGACTATCACGGCCGGGTGGATCATCAGGTGAAGCTGCGGGGGTTCCGGATCGAGCCGGGCGAGGTGGAACACGCCCTGCTGCAGCATCCCGCTGTGTCCGAGGCCGTCGTCACCGTCCACGGTGATCACCTGATCGCCCACATCGCCACCACAACCAACCACGCTCACCGGGAAGAGTGTGGGGAGGATGATGAGCAGGTCCTTCTCCGGTATCTGCGGGGGTGTCTGCCGCAGCATCTGGTGCCTGCTCGCGTCGTGGTGATGGACGCCCTGCCGCGCACCCCCAACGGGAAGATCGACCGCAGGGCGTTACCCGAGCCGTCACTGACGGCCGCCGGGGCCGGTGAGGTGGAGCCTCCCAGCACCGAGGCGCAGCACCTGGTGGCGGAATTGTTCGCCGGGCTGCTGGGCCGGCCCGTCACGAACATCCACGACGACTTCTTCAGCCTCGGCGGGCATTCACTGCTGGCCACGCGGCTGGTGCATCGGTTGTCGGAGGCGCTGGGTGTGGTGGTGCCGCTCCGGCTGGTGTTCGATCATCCGACTGTCGCCGAGCTGGCCGAGCAGCTGCCGGGAGGTGCGGCCGGTGCGGTGGGCGGGGTGGCGGCGATTCCGGTGGGTCGTCATCCGGCTGGTGAGCATGTTCATCCGTCGACGGCGAATCAGCAGCGGTTGTGGTTCTTGTGTCATCTGCACCCGGACACCAATCTGGCGTACCACATCACCGGCGCGGCGACCGTGCGCGGGCCGCTCGACCGTGACGTGCTGCGCACCGCCCTCACCCACACCGCCCGGCGGCACGAAAGCCTGCGCACCACCCTCCGTGAGGAGAACGAGGAACTCGTACAGGTGGTGTCCACGGAACCGGTCGCCGAGCTGGAGGAGGTGACCGCGTCCGACTGGGCCCCGGTGCTCGACGAGGTGGCCTCTCGTCCGCTCGACCTGGCCGCCGGGCCGCTCATGCGTGCGGTCCTGGTCAGGGTGTCGGAGGAGGAGCATGTGCTGCTCCTGAGCCTGCATCACCTCATCTGCGACGGCTGGTCGCTCGACCTGCTGCTCCGTGAGATCACCGGCCACTACGCCAGGCTGGCCGAAGACCCGGCGGGAAACGAGGCACCTTCACCCGCGCCCGCGCAGTTCGCGGACGTCGAACTGTGGGAGCAACCCGTCACCCACGAGGACGTGGAGTTCTGGCGTGAGCACCTCGCCGGCGCGCGGACGCTCGACCTGCCCACCGACAAGCCGCGCCCGCCGTACCAGACGCACCGCGGGGACGCCGTTCCGCTGTCCCTGCCCGCCGCGACCGTGGCCGCCGTGACCCGGGCGACCGGGGCGAGCACGTTCTCCGTCGTGGCGACGGCGCTGGGTGTGCTCCTGGCCAAGCTCAGCGGCC is a window of Microbispora sp. NBC_01189 DNA encoding:
- a CDS encoding thioesterase II family protein, yielding MARMRSCWLASFADVPDPACELVCFPHAGGSGSVFRGWQRHTRSLRVTAACLPGREVRLSEPAIPDLDRLTAALLTAVTPLTGRRYAFFGHSMGALVAFELTRRIRDAGLPLPAGLFVAGLEAPHLVRFDPAHDLPRDELVAWLHQGQGLDAEVLAYPELIDLMLPTIRADLAVAENYRFRPLAPLPVPVHVLHGRDDEVDVAAGGAWAELTSGECRVTTFDGGHFFVREHEGRIVRLIEDALTTTTPARETGDIGGIER
- a CDS encoding AMP-binding protein: MPPPADRTLAHVLADHAAARPGQVAYEYLHDDGRVDAMTYGELWRRACGLAGRLPKEGPALLLYPPGLDLVAAVWACFLAGVPAVPTYPPLMGAADRIAQRFARILADSGATSLLADPAILALIPVGDVPLPPVISEAGEPVEPEVLPRPHDVALVQYTSGSTGQPKGVVLDHANLVANIRAISDVFRVDRDIRVISWLPPYHDMGLIGCILTPGYGGFPVRLMSPVHFLRQPLDWLRQISEMGVTHTGGPNFAYDLCVRRARGADLSGLDLSRWRLAFNGAEPIRPATLRAFAERFAGNGFRPEAFLPCYGLAEATLIVTGRHFSPGDGVGEDGRVDCGPAVDGHSVVVVDDGAPAADGENGEIWVRGPSVCRGYWNDSDDRSFGELGGERYLRTGDLGYLRDGHLFVTGRSKDVLIQSGVNFHAHDLESAAVDGHPALRPTAAAFMVERAEGEQIVLAVELARAGVDVDRATIAADLRTRVLAATGARVDIVVVCPPGAIPRTTSGKVQRSLARTRYAAGELRGEVIGDRAAPVERFLAGVFAAVCDVGECAPTQNLSSIGGDSVRVAEIAAILEDALALPVPIEVVLSAQSPREVTARLMAGWREQGVSGAQVAARIAALTEAGGSR
- a CDS encoding non-ribosomal peptide synthetase; the protein is MSEHAVGRDLVRRWRDRAAVPDTMSATVPATMSAMSAAGTDAGERAVSPAQTGLLLFEQLHPGTAVNILSFVASVAGPVDRGRLRSALARMTVRHPLLRARFPREEPPRCVVDPAVRPAVDPAVDPTADPAADPDVDPGVDPAVDSVTGPYAGPYAGPEPEFADLAHLPEGERREAALARAGEFAARPMDPATGPLWRVAVWSLGPDETLLQVVAHHLICDGWSLGVFLAELTTLYSGGTLPGAATPPTGGTPVTEADLAYWRERLCDAPPLDLPADLPRPVRPRFRSAAVPVSLEAATVRHALEAAERERVTPFMVLLAALHLTLARTTGEPDVTIGAPIATGERHRAPGAIAPLVNMLALRTDGTGAATGRDLLTAVRDTCLGAYAHAHVPLETVAAAARTGGDRLFRVMCVLQDGLPEFHLDGRPVRPLTMAPAAIQYDVEMYLWQTGDRVTGFLGYDADLFDAETARLLAGRFGVALRALTEDLDRPLAELDALGEAEKAVLGALGDGGPLAGVDGCVHGLVEGVVDRWPDAVAVRAVDGVVRYRELDERAERLARHLVGLGARAGVLVGVCLPRSSDLIVALLAVLKTGAAYVPIDPGYPPERVAYLLDDSNAAVLVTTPEHNPLAGSAGSPGVQVVDVRAVLGAAGGGFQGRLGVVVRPGDAAYVIYTSGSTGRPKGVVIEHRHTVAMLAWAGETFGRGVLAETLASTSVCFDLSVFEIFAPLSVGGAVTLAAGNALDLIEDRVRFGHVTLVNTVPSAAAELLAAGAIPPRAATVNLAGEPLPVELVRGLYRDPAVRVVNNLYGPTEDTTYSTHAVTDPEDERTPLGRALPGSRVHLLDGELRPVPLGAIGEVYLSGQGVTRGYHQRPGLTAERYLPLPDDHGDAHALPDGEGGRLYRTGDLARWRPRSTPDGGVEFFLDYHGRVDHQVKLRGFRIEPGEVEHALLQHPAVSEAVVTVHGDHLIAHIATRNAPNHQAHPESEDRHHLGQPGHANHTQGDEPVHGERSDHVGTQDVNGDRREQEHGGRPVVAADHGDLALSDEDCEQVLLRYLRGCLPQHLVPARVVVMGALPRTPNGKIDRRALPEPSLTAAGAGEVEPPSTEAQHLVAELFAGLLGRPVTSIHDDFFSLGGHSLLATRLVHRLSEALGVVVPLRLVFDHPTVAELAEQLPGGAAGAVGGVAAIPVGRHPAGEHVHPATANQQRLWFLCHLHPDTNLAYHITGAATVRGPLDRDVLRTALAHTARRHESLRTTLREENEELVQVVHDEWDWEPPLTAVPDLAETLEQWRTSTVDLECGPLFRARVVRVSDDEHVLLLSLHHVIADGWSLTVLFREIAAHYQAVCAGDPLLQDAPLQYGDYAQWKLDTPAGDSELDFWRGYLAGAQTLDLPTDKPRPPYQTHRGDAVPLSLPARTVERLARESGTTTFTVITTALTLLLAKLTGQDDVTIGIPSSGRTHPGTADMIGFLANTLPLRSVTRPGMTLAEALSATHANLLEVQLHGDTPFERIVQHVRPERDFSRSPFFQVMLALDSSPQRTLELPGLRFTRVDMAPAGTQFELSVHLEQSVEGLGGFLTFNTDLFDARSACLLAERLAVVIEALAADPEVRVADLDVRTAGEKAVLGALGDGGPLAGVDGCVHGLVEGVVDRWPDAVAVRAVDGVVRYRELDERAERLARRLVGLGARAGVLVGVCLPRSSDLIVALLAVLKTGAAYVPIDPGYPPERVAYLLDDSNAAVLVTTPDHNPVAGSAGSAGVRVVDVRMLLGPLDAEDPVDSVGSSVPAPAPAPVPGPGRLGVVVCPGDAAYVIYTSGSTGRPKGVVIEHRHTVAMLAWAGETFGRGVLAETLASTSVCFDLSVFEIFAPLSVGGAVTLAAGNALDLIEDRVGFGHVTLVNTVPSAAAELLAAGAIPPRAATVNLAGEPLPVELVRGLYRDPAVRVVNNLYGPTEDTTYSTHAVTDPEDERTPLGRALPGSRVHLLDSGLRPVPLGAIGEVYLSGQGVTRGYHQRPGLTAERYLPLPDDHGDNDGGRLYRTGDLARWRPRSTPDGGVEFFLDYHGRVDHQVKLRGFRIEPGEVEHALLQHPAVSEAVVTVHGDHLIAHIATTTNHAHREECGEDDEQVLLRYLRGCLPQHLVPARVVVMDALPRTPNGKIDRRALPEPSLTAAGAGEVEPPSTEAQHLVAELFAGLLGRPVTNIHDDFFSLGGHSLLATRLVHRLSEALGVVVPLRLVFDHPTVAELAEQLPGGAAGAVGGVAAIPVGRHPAGEHVHPSTANQQRLWFLCHLHPDTNLAYHITGAATVRGPLDRDVLRTALTHTARRHESLRTTLREENEELVQVVSTEPVAELEEVTASDWAPVLDEVASRPLDLAAGPLMRAVLVRVSEEEHVLLLSLHHLICDGWSLDLLLREITGHYARLAEDPAGNEAPSPAPAQFADVELWEQPVTHEDVEFWREHLAGARTLDLPTDKPRPPYQTHRGDAVPLSLPAATVAAVTRATGASTFSVVATALGVLLAKLSGQDDVTIGFAASGRTRPETTDVIGMLVTTLPLRMRPAPETTLRDVLGATHDSALAVQQHQHIGFERLINECVRERDLSRSPLFQVMLSINGTPPQYELPGLAVDPVPVHPRASQFELSVHLEQSVEGLGGFLTFNTDLFDARSACLLAERLGVVVEALAADPEVRVADLDVRTAGEKAVLGALGDGGPLAGVDGCVHGLVEVVVDRCPDAVAVRAVDGVVRYGELDERAERLARRLVGLGARAGVLVGVCLPRSSDLIVALLAVLKTGAAYVPIDPGYPPERVAYLLDDSNAAVLVTTPEHNPLAGSVGSAGVRVVDVGAVLGPLAAAEGSVDSADLSVPASGHGRLGVVVRPGDAAYVIYTSGSTGRPKGVVIEHRHTVAMLAWAGSTFGRGVLAETLASTSVCFDLSVFEIFAPLSVGAAVTLAAGNALDLIEDRVGFGHVTLVNTVPSAAAELLAAGAIPPRAATVNLAGEPLPVELVRGLYRDPAVRVVNNLYGPTEDTTYSTHAVTDPEDERTPLGRALPGSRVHLLDSGLRPVPLGAIGEVYLSGQGVTRGYHQRPGLTAERYLPLPDDHGDNDGGRLYRTGDLARWRPRTTPDGGVEFFLDYHGRVDHQVKLRGFRIEPGEVEHALLQHPAVSEAVVTVHGDHLIAHIATTTTPTEEGEEQILLRYLRGCLPQHLVPARVVVMGALPRTPNGKIDRKALPEPSLTSAGVGEAEPPSTEAQHLVAELFAGLLGRPVTNIHDDFFSLGGHSLLATRLVSRLNALTGASLPLRVVFEHPTIAGLAESLPEPASGPVRPAAIPRLRRTLGRTGAASGAASD